In the Dermochelys coriacea isolate rDerCor1 chromosome 23, rDerCor1.pri.v4, whole genome shotgun sequence genome, tgttgtgttgctgGGCACGTGCTGGGctctgtgtgttgtgttgtgttgctgGGCCCGTgctgggctgtgtgtgttgtgttgtgttgtgttgtgttgctaGGCCCGTGCTGGGCTGTGTGTGTTGCGGGTTACGTTGCGCTCTGtcgccctccccccaccctcgggCTCCCTCCGTGACGTTCCGCTGACGTCAGCGCCGGGCCCTATATAGCCCGCCCCGCCCGGCATTTCTCCCCCGCCAGCCACAGACCAGCCGGACCCGATGGAGCCACCCGCCGCCTGCTCCCCGGACCCCGCCCGCGCCGcgcccgccccccgctgctggagcGCTCTGCTCACCGGCTGAACAGGTAACGGGGGGGACCCCAATGCCCTGTCCGGGGGGGCGCCAACATGGAGCTCCCTGCTTCCCCTGAAACTGCCTGGAACCCCTGatccagctccctgtgccccaCAATTGTCCCATGTGCCTGCTTAGCTTCCCACTGaccccccccattctcccctccaccccataaATCAACCTGCACCCCTTGTGCTTCCCCTGCTAAACTGAGGGCCTTGCCCCCAAAAATGCCCCTGCACCCCTTATTCTGCCTTAGCCAAACCCCTTCTCCTCCCTGAACCCCCATCATctcatttctccctcccccacccttgacCCTGTCCACCATTCCCTGTCCAATGGCCCCACCCTGTTGTGTCCCATTTTAGGGGGGTCTGTTCTCCCTCTTGTTCTGAGTCCCCCCAGGTGCCCCACATTAGGGGTGATCCTCTCCCCTATTTATTCAACACCCCAATATACATTTCTCCATCTCGGGATCTATGCCCTGCAGTGGGGTGAGCTGAgctatgctctgtgtgtgtgggaggggtggtCAAAACTTGGTGTTTCCCCACTGTTCAGGGGACCCCTCTTTCAGGAGGGCTGCATACCAGCCCCCCAGGGGTGCTCCCACAGTCCCTCCTCCCTCTGACACTGATCCCCAATCTTTCCACCAATCATCCCTCTgtcccaccagcagcccccccaatctAGCATTGAGCCCCAACACCAGACCGAACTGGTGCCGATCTGAtgccatcccccctcccccgtggCTCTGGGGACCCAGCTGGGTgcagagcgtgtgtgtgtgtgtgtgtgtgtgtgtgtgtgtgagagtgtccAGTTTCTGGGTTGGGGTGTAGCCAAACATGCCTAGGTCTCCCTCCGAGTCACTCAGCGGGAGACTCCAGAGGCTTGGAAACCTCTGGGTGCCCCTGCCCAACAGAAAAAGgggttggggaaactgaggcacagagagccagggatagaacccaggagtcctggctcttatcttcttctctcccccccccccttctaacCACTTCACCCTCACTCCACCCTCTGAgttagggagagaacccaggagtccagactcccaGTGCGGCGGCCCCCCCTCCATCTTTTGTTCTGAGTCATTGCTGAGAAGTTGACAAActccagagctgggggggggtcccCAGAGGCAGGTTACTGAGGGCTGATAGTACCAGGTGCTAGCACTCAGGTACCATCTGCCAGGGCCGGGAGAGctcagactcctgggttctttccctagCTCGGTGAGGGGGGAAGTGTCTGGCTAGAAAATTTCCCAAGGGACAAGCTGGGAGCCCCACAGATgaagccccccccacacacacacgcacacctggCCGCTGGATTCTCCGGCACTGACGTGTCTCCCTTCCTCATTCCAGGCCCAGAGGGAACCGCGACTCCCAGCCCTGGTCGAGATGCTCCGCGTCTTGTCCCCGCAACCGGGTGGCCGCCTGAACGTGCTCGCCTGGGCTGCGCCGCCGCTCCTGGCGTCACCTCCCCACGGCcgtgatgaggaggaggaggaggaggaggaataagAGCCGTGGGCCAGCCCGCCCACGCCGCGGGCCAGCCCACCCACGCCGCGGCTTGGCCACCCCGCTCTTGGCACATCAGGAAGCcctggagaaagaagaggactttgCAGCTGGTCCCACTGCATCCCAGGGGCTAGCCCCCCGTCGGGGAGAAGGAGAGAATTCAGGGGGATGCCCCCAACCTCCTTCTGGCTCCCATAACCGGGAGGAAGATGCGAGCTGTGGAGAAGGCCCCAAGCGCTGTGAGGAAGAGGCCATGGCCCGGCTGGAGATAGAGGAACATctggaggaggttgtagatagtcCATCCCGCTCCTTGCAGGACAGGGAATTTTGCGGGGCTGGTGGGAAACCTGAAGGAGGACTCAAGTTGCCTGGAGGAGACACCCCCAGCTGCCTGCAGAGTAGCACAGACCTGGGGCACGCCGTCACCAGGAACCCCCATGTCTTGTCCTTGTTCTACTGCCCATCAGAGGAGGACGACGAGGCCGGGGACTGGCCTagtgaggaggagggagatgaTGGAGGGGGCTGCTCCGGCGCAGACTGGCCCGATTCAGAGGAGGAGCCAGAAGATGACGCCAGGCGTGAGGAGAACAAGGCGCTGTGGGGGGCCCTGTGCTGTGGCCGGGACCCCTTCAACCCACTCTGCTTGGCCGGGGCCCCTGTGGGCTCCACCCCGCCACGGCCCAAGGACCAGAAATTCCGGGTTTCCTTCTACTTCTGCGGGCCGACGTCAGAGGCTGAGAAAGTGGGGGACCCCTGGAAACCCCCACAGAAGCCCTGGCCTATGAGACAGGGGGTCTGCGGTAGGACTCACTGCTGTGAGCTGGAATCCCGGGGAGCCAGGGACCCCATCAAGGCGGAGACCTCTGACTTGGAGGGCAACCGGACAGCTAAgaaggtgagctggagccaggactACTGGGTTCTCTTACctagctctggaaggggagttgGGTCTTGTGGTTagtgagggggctgggagccaggactcctgggttctcctccaaCCAgtttccccaagcaccggcccaGTGACCTGCTGAGTAATTTCAGGGGGTGGCATCAGTCACCTGCTTTCCCATGACAGAGAATCTCACGCAATAGAGTGAAAGGGTCCTGGGGGAGCTTCCCCTAGCCAGGCATCTCAACCTCCGTCCCTCCCATCTGCCCCAAGAGCCAtacagtgcccctcactcctgacccacagcccccccccgctagcccagccctggcccccccagctctgccgtgGGGGGGGCCCTTCCTTGCTGGAAAACATCTTGTAATTTCCATGTCACCCTGGGCAATCCCGGAAGGGGGTGATGTCAGCGGGTGAGtcattgtggggggaggggggaaaggcagCCAGAGACGGGCTGGCCTGGACCAGCTGCTTCTAGGGAGGTTAGTGcagaagggagggggtggggactagtggttagagcgggggggggtgctgggagccaggactcctggattctctccccagCTTGGGGAGGTATCTAGTGATTATGGGTTTTTCCCCTCTTGGGGGGCCATTCCCCCACATACGTAGCGTCTGGGTTCTCCTCTcaccctctttcttcccccccacccccaggttcgATTCTCCCCCTTTGTCACTGTGCACCCCCTGCTGGTCTGGCCCTTTGCCAGCCGGGCTGCCCGCCGGGGGCCCTGGGAGGAGCTGGCCCGGGATCGGAGCCGTTTTCGCAGGCGCATCGAGCAGCTGGGAGCCATCCTGGAGCCCTGCCTGGACCCGGGACACCGGGCCCAAGCCTGGAGGAAGATCCGCGGTGCAGGACAGGAGATGCCCATCCCCCTCCATGAGGGAAAGGAGAACCCGGGGCAGGGGATGTGGGACATGTCTctccagctctgctctgaaaGGATGGAGGACCCAGGCATCCAGGAGAGTCATGCTCGGAAGCACATGCCCCTTCCCTCCAATTATAAGGGAGTGGAGGACCCAGGCAGCCGGGATGGAAGACTGGGCTAGGCCACAGACTCTGTCCCCACTGGGATGGCTGCCCTGGTGCCCCCCCAGTGGTGATTGGATTAACCCTTCTGGCTCTTGAGCCAGGCTCCCATCAGCTGCTCTGGCAGCAGGTCtagtggctgggagccaggactcctgggtgttctctctggctctgggaggggagtgaagactagtggttagagccaggagTGTGGTAGCCAGGCctcctgggtttttttggggATGACACCCCTTTACCTACCTCAATCTCTGACCTGTGTATGTTCTGATCTGTTGTGTGTTACCATGTTAAATTATTTTCCAGCTGGTCCATTCTGCCTCAGAGGGgactaaattatttatttatttttatatcaggATTGGGGAGGGGATGGATTTCTCAAGAAGCAGTGGCCTCTTCCTTGTGTTTATGAATCTCCTTGATATTGTATTCACCTGCCACCCTGACTTTGGGCTGCTTTTTAATTGCTCCAACTCTGTTGTTAAAGGTTTAATACATGGCAAGTTGCTCTGTGTGGTGGTGTTTGAAACCAACCCCCTGGCATCTGACGGGGGAGAATTTCCTGGACATAGCAGGCCAGGATGAGCCATTTGATCCAGGCTGTTCTCTGTAACGCAGGCTTGTGGGGTGCAGATAAAGATTGGAATAAGCACAAAGGGTTAATAAACCTCCCAACTCCCCCCTTCAGGGCTGGGATATTTTATAATTAGCCAAGGCCTTGTTAGATCAGCCTCTTAAACTTTAAATTAGGTGCTAAACACCAGGACTCCTTGATCCCTTCCCTTGCTCTGTGAGGGGGCTGGAACTCctaggttctctccccagctgtgggaAGGGTGTACTGCCTAGAGCAGaggggtgtcaggactcctgggttcttttcctgacaCCCTCCCTCAGAGGGTCCTggaccctgcctcagtttccccatttgtacaaGGAGAGAAGGCTCCTTTGTGCTGTGAAGACCAGATGCTccgggcagcagcagctggccctTGCTCTCCACTGTCTtagcggggggggggatgggttCTGGATTTTTGTGTCCTGACCCAGGGGGAGGATCTGGCTGTTGATGACGCACAGAGACTGGGCGCAACCAAAGGTGACTCATAAGCACAGGGTAGGAGTTTAAACCTTTTCCCAAGGTTGCCCTGAGTCACTTATTACACACAGCTGAGCCTCCCTGCCCACCCATGACACATGGATCAGCAGGGCCAACCTCCTCCGGCACCTAGATGGGAGTtgagccctggcccagcccagctgttTGTCCAAACAAGCCTTAAAACCCTCCCAggctcccttccccctctgctcAGAAATTCAGGTCTGCTGCTGCCCTCCCCTTAGAGCCAGAAAGTTTTCCCTGAACTCACTGAAATTGCCCTTGCAGCCAACTAAGCTCCCTGAACAGACAAAGCCCCCACTCCAAACCCTGGGGCAGGACTGGGATGTGGGGCCCCTGTTGCTGTACCAGCAGGAATGGgggtaaaatgtactttgtggCCCCACAGAAGGGGGGCAAAAAATCCAGCCCCTTTAAACCTTTTCATACTTAAAGGTAAGCGAAGGAGATTGGAAGTGGCTGATCACAGGGAGCAAAAGTATTTTCTGAGGTGATTTAAGCAAGATGGGTTTTATTCCTTAAGTGGTAAAAATTGCATCTGAGTTCCATTTATAATCATAATAGAGTCACTGATAACataacagccagactgggtcagaccaaaggtccatcaagcccagtatcctggctgctggcagtggcccatgccaggtgccccagagggaatgaacagaacagggaatcatcaagtggcCCATTCCCAGTgactggcaaacaaaggctagggacaccatccctgttcagcctggctaatagcccttgatggccctttctgttttgaaccctgttatagtcttggcctccacaacatcctgtggcaaggaggtccacaggttgcctgtgcattgcgtggggggggggggattttttttttttttcacagcatGGGAGAGTCTCTCAGGATTTGCAGAGGGCAGCAGGATAACAAGGCAGGAACAGGTGGGAGTTGTGGGGCCATATTTAAAATAGTCCCACAGGCTCCACCCCCTCACTTCATTCagtaaatcaattaaaaaaaactcatcacctcctgcccccccccccccccccaggaaacaGGCATTTCCCCACTTTCTCAGCTTCTTCAACATCCTTTGGAGCCCAGGACAGAGGATTCTAGTCTGTCAGCCCCAGCTAAAATCatccccctgctccacccacaaGCCCAGAAATGAGACCAGTTTAAGTCTTAAATTATCCCTTTATGTGgggaaaacagtgaggtggaaagaCAAATGACTgctccttgtgctgcagggcagAGACTGCAGATTTGGGGGACAGCAGAGCACCCCTAGAGCTGCTAtgagtctggggtggggggagttggggAGCACTGCTAGGGTGTCAGGGGGTCTATCCCCCAGCAgatcacccacacactcctgccAGGTCTAGGTcctgtccctcccacccccagtctctcCCAAAATGCCCATGATTAGAACAGTCTGGTGCCAAGTCCCATAATTTCTAACATGGGTCTGCTCATGCCCTGCCCCTGGGCTAGTTAGGTCTGGGCCAGCTTAGGGGAAGCTCCGCCCCCACATTTAACAAACCTGTTTCTATTGGTGTTAATACTGCATCTAGaatttggtgggggtgggggggaagttaTCAAGTAAACCCCACTCAGCTCGGCAAGGCGGCCAGGGACTGAAGGATGTtaaggagggttgggggggggggggtgtctatcCTCCTGTGCTATTGTCCAGGACAatgcgggggggaaggggtttcGTCTCTTTCATCGCCGCGACCggcacaggggaggggagggggaggccgaGGCCCACAAGCAATATGGAAACACGTGGGAGCTGAGAATTTGGGGGGCTCTGTCACCTCCAATCAAGACACACCCACCCCCTCTTTGCCAAACCCCAAGTGCTTCCCCATTCaaatgcccctctcccccagctagGAACATGGGGAGATGGACTCTGTGGGTGGAGGCAATaaccagcccccccccaaaagcaggaggcttttgggggggagggaggggaagctgggAAACACCCCTACTACAGTGCAGTACTATGGGGCAGAAAGACAGCCCCCAGCTCCAACTGAGGCCCCGATCCAAAAAAAGACAAGACTCAATGTCACCCCCCCAGTGGCCAAAAAAGGGACTGCAGACAGCACAGCCTCTGGCCTGGATGCTATACTAGGACCCCAGCCCTACaccagtggggaaggaagaggggtagggcccaggagagggagaggcagggcccATATGAGTCCCCGCCCATCTCCAGCTCACACAGGGTTTCACTGGATCTGGACTTCGGGCTGCGATGGCGGCTGCTGGTTCTGGGGAGGTTCCACGTGGTTCTGttcaggggctggggctgcaggtgcGGCCGGATCTGGAACAGAGACAGGAGAAGGGGGATTGGCACGAAGCAATTAGACCCTCACTTCCCTTCCCAGagcagggaacccaggagtcctggctcccatcctcCCCCCGCACACCACtaaacccctctcccctccccaagcagggaacccaggagtcctggctcccagccctccccacccggctctaaccactaaacccctctcccctcctcagagccagggagagaacccaggagtcctgagcctCCATCTTACCTGCCGGGGCGGCGTGCGGGGCCTGGGCCTGGAATTTCAGCTCCTCCCCGGGGTCGGGAGCCACCGGTGCCGCCCCCGGCTGGGTTTTCCTCTGCTCCATGTGCAGCAcggcctgggaggggggaggaaagggttaATCCTGGGCCTGCACCTCCATTGGCTCCTGCTGATGGCGGAAGCAGGGCAGCCTTTACCCCGCCCCTCTGGGATGGGAATTGCCAgtttctgcccccccccgggacagatAcgtggcgggagggggggggggagagagcgcTCTGCTACTGGGGCTAGATTCCCCCCGTCCCCTGGGGGGCAGTTGATCCCCTGCCCCATAATTCCTCACtccttggggcgggggggcagcccctgccccctgcagtgTCacttccccagggcaggggggggaaATCCCCAACTTAGGCAGGAGAGGGgctgtccccccccacccaaagctGCTCTTCCTCCCGCACCCCtcggtgggggatgggagggggggacCCCACAGCGCCCCCACCTGCTGATACTCCTTCTTCTGGGCATCCAACCGGACCTGCTGCTCCTGCAGATCCTGGTGCTGGCGCCGCAGCTGCTCCGCCCGCCGGCCAAGCTCCACCTCCTGGGCCGCTAGCTCCGCCTCGAACCGTTGCAGCTCCGCCTCCGAGTACACCTGGGTCTCGTCCACcgtctggggggtggggagggtgggggggtgagtGCCGGGATcgacccctccccttcctgctctcaACCTCCACCCCCACATTAGACAACACAGACTCTCCCCtccagcttcctcccccccacaagaGAGCCCAACAACCCCAGAAGACAGACCCCAAAATGTcccagctgccccccactccacctcccacCCCGACACCCACCTCCCAGCCTCCGGCCTCGTTAAACTCCTTCTTCTCAGTGGATTTCAGGAATTCCTCCAGCGTCACCAGCCGGTCCTGGTTCAAGTCCacctgcgggggggaggggggagagagataaAGGGGTGAGATGGGGGTCTGGgcccccccagaactccccatccctccctctgcctccccatccaccccccttgtCTCCCATCCTGGGCCCCAACATGGGAATTTTCTGTCTAACTCTGTGCCCATCCCCCTGGCATTGTGGCTgcgtgttgggggggggggttgattttTCTCCCTGCCACATGGGAGACCAGAGCAGGTACTGGAGCCGCGGGCTGGATTGGGGACCCCTCAAAAACGGGAACCCCCTGGGACGAGGCTGCGGATCACCACGGACACGAGCGTTATGGGGAGTATGGATGACGCGGCTCGCTCGCTGGAAAACGAGCCGGTGGCAGGTGGCTTCCGAGCCGCACTGATCCAACAGCTTGATCGAGAGAAATCCCAGAGACGGGTAACGTGCTGGGTACGCAGAGATGGATCTTTCTGGACTTCCCAGGATGCCCAGCTGCACCGAAAATGGACACGTACGACTCAACGAAGTCGCTGCAACCCACTGATCTGCCGGCACCAGGGACTCCGACAGGCGTCCGAGGCCAGGAACCAGCGCTACATACGTAAACTGCAGCAAACGGAGGGTgaaatgatgcatccgatgaagtgagctgtagctcacgaaagcttatgctcaaataaatttgttagtctctaaggtgccacaagtcctccttttcttttttggcccATAACTGTAGCGTCACCGACCTTTCTGTCCCACCGCACACGGAGACGTGAACAAGGACtaagaggcacagagaaactatcTACGGGGAAAAATGGGGCACCCCGCTATTTGTGGGTGCAGGAGGCCAGATGAGGAAAAGGGGGTGGACACCGTCATGCATACGCATATGGTATGGTCAGAATTACAAGAGAAATGAGGGTCCTTCACTGGGAAGACCCACGGGGAAACTCCCGGTTGGAATTGTCCCCAGTAGCGACGGAGATCTGGTGCCAGATCCATCGACCCCGTGTCTCTCTTTGTTACAACTGGCGCGTGGGTCTTTGTCGGCTTTCGTTGACAGCTTTTGTCACTTGGGTCCTTGACCTTCACGCGGAACAGACAGAATCGGAAAAGCAGCTAAGAATTTTGGGCTATTGCAGAACCGGGCCTGGGACAACAGCAAACGGTTGATGAACAAGATGCGACTCAGCCGCCCTCCCGCTTTACTGTTCAGAAACTGACTCGGAGACCGAACAGCGTCCAGGCAAGACCTCGAATATACAGCGAGGAAGACGAAATGCCCACCGCGGAGATGCCGAGGCCCGCAGGATTGACACGCTTAGAAACCACGGTCAAGAGCACCTCActgcttcttcttcctcctcctctctttccttTACGCTGCTTTTCCCGGCTCTGCTCCGAGCCCTCCTATGGGGCTGAGCACCTCACCTTGTCTTGGAAAGGAAGCGGAGAAACCTCATTTCCACTGCTTGCACCTGCGATCTCAGCCCTTTCGGTCATTCCTCAAAGCTCACGCCCCAAGGGGAGGATGGAGACATAGAGCAACCTACAAACCGAGAGCTTCGTCCAGGGACTCTGTTCCTGCTTCACCACCACAGATTGGTGCATCACCGCCGTCCCAATCCGCTGGTCGAACCCCTGCTCACCATCACTCCTGAACACGACCCCTAGATACTCAAACTTGGCCACTAAGGGCAGCTGCTACCCCTGACTTGGGGACAGCTGTCCCCTTTCATCTGGGAGAGgcgataccagtcagctctgtgtttttggggaaccagggcacagtatctagcctgtctgactcatgaaagacacccccACCACGAGTCTCCtcttgaaccaaaaccgatcagagaaaaggcttgcagagagcagtgaaggatGGATGGGAGACatacctagacccctcctgacaagggtgacaagattaagacatctccattagcatacagaatggaaaacagagaaccgccctgaactctgggaccagaaaagcagggacgcACTGGATCATGGGGGATCCCTGCTCCaaatgttaatgaacccacggctgcacacacccagcttggccattatcagaccaattctagtaataaatccttgattgagatccaaaatactgaagctcccgaattgcattgtgagctccctggaagaaaccaCCATCcagagccaagagtgatcagctcctatggTCTAGCggaaagaaaacccttgagtcaacAGTTTACCCagaaacaaatctagtgttctcccttgaacattgtattttctctacaaaacccCTACCTATGCCCAAGTAAGAGTCCTGACGTATAGACCCaaactctgcatcagttccactaGGACTCCATCATCTCCTGACTGATcttgctgggggctctgcctgtttCCTGCCCTCAGGACCCGCAGCTACCCCCATCACCTAGGAACCCCAAACAGTTCAAGCTTCAGGGAGGGTGAaatcctcctctttctctctgatttcttttctacctcaggtattaacctttacaAATGTATGTTATGTTGGTTTAGCTCTCCCTGGGTAGTTATCACTATTAGTCAAacttttatggggttttttttgtttgttttgtttttttctctcctgctgataataaattaattagcttcttacagtttgtatggcaacttccaccttctctgtatgtatatatgtatcttcttactatatgttccattctatgcctccgatgaagtgggctgtagcccacga is a window encoding:
- the PPP1R15A gene encoding protein phosphatase 1 regulatory subunit 15A, with product MRRRRRRRNKSRGPARPRRGPAHPRRGLATPLLAHQEALEKEEDFAAGPTASQGLAPRRGEGENSGGCPQPPSGSHNREEDASCGEGPKRCEEEAMARLEIEEHLEEVVDSPSRSLQDREFCGAGGKPEGGLKLPGGDTPSCLQSSTDLGHAVTRNPHVLSLFYCPSEEDDEAGDWPSEEEGDDGGGCSGADWPDSEEEPEDDARREENKALWGALCCGRDPFNPLCLAGAPVGSTPPRPKDQKFRVSFYFCGPTSEAEKVGDPWKPPQKPWPMRQGVCGRTHCCELESRGARDPIKAETSDLEGNRTAKKVRFSPFVTVHPLLVWPFASRAARRGPWEELARDRSRFRRRIEQLGAILEPCLDPGHRAQAWRKIRGAGQEMPIPLHEGKENPGQGMWDMSLQLCSERMEDPGIQESHARKHMPLPSNYKGVEDPGSRDGRLG